One segment of Phycisphaerae bacterium DNA contains the following:
- a CDS encoding amidohydrolase family protein: protein MASSKIDLHTHILPKTWPDLDSKYGYAGFVRIDHYQPCCARMIQGGKVFREITENCWEPARRIEDCDRHGVATQVLSTLPVMFSYWAKPADALDLSRLLNDHIAGVVRDHPGRFAGLGTIPLQDPESACRELERCIRELGMVGVEIGTHVEPNAHTGRKEQWNLNEAALLPVFQTAERLGACAFVHPWDMMGKERMPKYWLPWLVGMPAETSMAICSMIFGGVFEKCPGLRVAFAHGGGSFPFTIGRIEHGWRVRPDLCAVDNPVNPRDYLSHPDGRPARFWVDSLVHDAEALRLLVKLFGPQRVALGSDYPFPLGENVPGTLIASLSDLSHATRETVLAGSAREFLKMESRVGA from the coding sequence ATGGCCTCCAGCAAGATCGACCTCCACACCCACATCCTCCCCAAAACCTGGCCGGACCTCGACTCCAAATACGGCTACGCTGGCTTCGTCCGCATCGATCATTACCAGCCCTGCTGCGCGCGGATGATTCAGGGTGGCAAGGTCTTTCGCGAGATTACCGAGAATTGCTGGGAGCCCGCGCGGCGGATCGAGGACTGCGACCGGCACGGCGTCGCGACGCAAGTCCTCTCCACCCTGCCGGTCATGTTCAGCTACTGGGCCAAGCCTGCCGACGCGCTCGACCTGTCACGGCTGCTCAATGACCACATCGCCGGAGTTGTGCGCGATCACCCCGGCCGCTTCGCCGGTCTGGGGACGATCCCGCTACAGGACCCAGAGTCCGCCTGCCGCGAGTTGGAGCGCTGCATCCGCGAACTCGGCATGGTCGGTGTCGAGATAGGCACGCACGTCGAGCCTAACGCGCACACCGGCCGCAAGGAGCAATGGAACCTCAACGAGGCTGCGCTTCTTCCAGTCTTTCAAACCGCCGAACGGCTCGGGGCCTGCGCCTTCGTCCACCCGTGGGACATGATGGGCAAGGAGCGGATGCCGAAGTATTGGCTGCCCTGGCTGGTGGGCATGCCCGCCGAGACAAGCATGGCGATCTGCTCCATGATCTTCGGCGGCGTGTTCGAGAAGTGCCCGGGGCTCCGCGTCGCCTTTGCCCACGGCGGCGGGTCCTTCCCCTTCACCATCGGCCGAATCGAGCATGGCTGGCGTGTTCGGCCCGACTTGTGCGCGGTCGATAACCCCGTGAATCCCCGCGACTACCTCTCCCATCCGGACGGCAGACCTGCGCGGTTCTGGGTCGATTCGCTGGTCCACGACGCGGAGGCTCTGCGACTGCTGGTCAAGCTGTTCGGACCACAACGGGTCGCGCTGGGGAGCGACTACCCGTTCCCACTAGGAGAAAACGTACCGGGAACGCTCATCGCGTCGTTATCTGACCTTTCCCACGCCACCCGCGAGACGGTTCTTGCGGGCTCAGCCCGGGAATTTTTGAAGATGGAGTCGCGCGTCGGCGCGTGA
- a CDS encoding UvrB/UvrC motif-containing protein, which yields MNLGCQACKKQPATVHLTDITPAGEKRERHLCDECAQQEGVLPKVPATVPVSEILSGLVLQKSIVQQLADLACPHCKLTFVEFRNSGLLGCPHDYEAFEKALLPLIERAHEGASHHIGKTPHKHADPGAPGRVETDLIRLRKELNRAVDDEQYEEAARIRDRISTLEKK from the coding sequence ATGAATCTCGGTTGTCAGGCCTGCAAGAAGCAGCCGGCTACAGTTCACCTTACGGATATCACTCCAGCGGGGGAGAAGCGCGAGCGCCACCTGTGCGACGAATGCGCCCAGCAGGAAGGCGTCCTGCCGAAGGTACCCGCGACCGTCCCCGTCAGCGAGATTCTCAGCGGTCTGGTCCTCCAGAAGAGTATCGTCCAACAGCTGGCCGATCTGGCCTGCCCGCATTGCAAGCTGACCTTTGTCGAGTTTCGCAACAGCGGCCTCTTGGGCTGTCCCCACGATTACGAGGCCTTTGAAAAAGCCCTCCTGCCGCTCATCGAGCGGGCCCACGAAGGCGCCAGCCACCATATCGGCAAGACGCCTCATAAGCACGCCGATCCCGGCGCGCCGGGACGAGTGGAGACCGATTTGATTCGACTGCGCAAGGAACTGAACCGCGCGGTGGACGACGAGCAGTACGAAGAGGCCGCCCGCATCCGCGATCGCATCAGCACTTTGGAAAAAAAATGA
- a CDS encoding transporter: MRKTRSIACLTLLLTVIHSPIGFGQTPPQGSGESSEPMSLQETSTTETTTAETTTHSSEGFWIFPEPAPIGKIVTDRPGFSDAAALVPRGRIQIESGYTFTYDREHEERVIDHNFPETAFRTGLTDWLEFRALWIGYGLTETLDQIKTPAGRHIGHEDHDDGCRDTNFGFKIPIFCQKDGCWIPTISVIPSLYVPTGKESKSFDNVVPEIKFPWNYCVTDHFTVYGSILERVPDGEDGQFCQTAATLAGAYQVHECVSLYLEYFGVYPSLKDSDCSHLLSGGPVFKITDTISLDTRVSVGLNEQAPDFQASIGFGIRF, translated from the coding sequence ATGAGAAAAACCCGCTCGATCGCGTGTTTGACCCTCCTGTTGACCGTCATCCATAGCCCCATTGGGTTCGGCCAAACACCGCCGCAAGGGAGCGGCGAATCGTCTGAGCCGATGTCGCTGCAGGAGACCTCCACGACAGAAACAACCACCGCGGAGACGACCACGCATTCGTCCGAAGGGTTCTGGATCTTTCCGGAGCCGGCTCCCATTGGGAAGATTGTGACGGACCGGCCCGGTTTCTCTGATGCCGCCGCCCTGGTTCCGCGGGGCCGAATCCAGATTGAGTCCGGGTACACCTTTACTTATGACCGCGAACACGAAGAGCGCGTGATCGACCACAATTTTCCCGAGACGGCGTTCCGCACGGGTCTGACTGATTGGCTTGAATTTCGAGCCCTCTGGATCGGATACGGCCTGACCGAGACGCTGGACCAGATCAAGACGCCGGCGGGGCGGCATATCGGTCACGAAGATCACGACGACGGCTGCCGCGATACGAATTTCGGGTTCAAGATCCCGATCTTTTGTCAGAAAGACGGTTGCTGGATACCCACGATCTCGGTGATCCCCTCGTTGTACGTCCCCACGGGCAAGGAAAGCAAGAGCTTCGACAACGTTGTGCCGGAAATCAAATTCCCCTGGAATTATTGTGTGACCGACCACTTCACGGTGTACGGTTCGATCCTTGAGCGGGTGCCGGACGGAGAGGACGGCCAGTTTTGCCAGACGGCGGCGACGTTGGCGGGGGCGTACCAGGTTCACGAGTGCGTCTCGCTTTACCTGGAGTATTTCGGTGTTTACCCCAGCCTTAAGGATTCGGACTGCTCGCACCTGCTCAGCGGAGGCCCGGTCTTCAAGATCACGGACACTATCTCGCTGGACACACGGGTGAGCGTCGGCCTCAACGAGCAGGCCCCCGATTTCCAGGCGAGTATCGGTTTTGGAATTCGGTTTTAG
- the kynU gene encoding kynureninase has product MAPTAFQTDEAFPQRLDAEDPLRTYRERFHLPIDRDGRPLVYFAGNSLGLMPRTARTLVDQELDDWARFAVDSHFKEKTPWYSYHEMFRESGARLVGGHAGEVVMMNSLTVNLHLMMVSFYRPTKKRYKIIMDAPGFPSDTYAVKSQIAAHRFDPNDALVWVRPGEGENSIHPGDIESILEDHGDQVALVLLSGVNFFTGQVFDIAGITALAQREGCTVGLDLAHGVGNIPLDLHDWGVDFAVWCNYKYVNAGPGAIGGCFVHEKHGKNTDLLRLAGWWGNDPVTRFQMQLLPDFVPAAGAEGWQVSNPPIFSAVPLRASLDIFDDAGIPALRSKSQKLTGYLQFLLDQIPSGRYEVITPKVPAARGCQLSIRVNDRPKELFAELEEAGVKGDFREPDVVRVAPVPLYNTFHEVWRFAQVLAKHA; this is encoded by the coding sequence ATGGCGCCCACCGCGTTCCAGACCGACGAGGCGTTCCCCCAACGGCTTGACGCTGAGGACCCCCTTCGAACCTACCGCGAACGCTTTCACCTCCCCATCGACCGCGACGGTCGGCCGCTCGTCTATTTCGCTGGCAACTCCCTCGGACTGATGCCCAGGACCGCACGGACGTTGGTTGATCAGGAGCTGGACGATTGGGCCCGGTTCGCCGTGGACAGCCACTTCAAGGAGAAAACTCCCTGGTACTCTTACCACGAGATGTTCCGCGAAAGCGGCGCGCGGCTGGTCGGGGGGCACGCCGGCGAAGTGGTGATGATGAACAGCCTCACGGTGAATCTTCACCTCATGATGGTCTCTTTTTACCGCCCCACCAAGAAGCGCTACAAAATCATCATGGATGCGCCGGGGTTTCCGTCCGACACTTACGCGGTCAAAAGCCAGATCGCCGCGCATCGCTTCGATCCCAACGACGCGCTGGTCTGGGTCCGGCCCGGCGAGGGCGAGAATTCAATCCACCCCGGCGACATCGAATCCATCCTGGAGGACCACGGCGACCAGGTCGCGCTTGTGCTCCTGTCCGGCGTAAATTTCTTCACCGGCCAGGTCTTTGACATCGCCGGAATCACTGCCCTGGCCCAGCGCGAAGGCTGCACCGTCGGCCTCGACCTCGCCCACGGCGTCGGGAACATCCCGCTCGATCTGCACGACTGGGGCGTCGATTTCGCGGTGTGGTGCAACTACAAGTACGTCAACGCCGGGCCCGGCGCGATCGGCGGCTGTTTCGTCCACGAAAAACACGGCAAGAACACGGACTTGTTGCGGCTCGCGGGCTGGTGGGGCAACGACCCGGTGACGCGATTCCAGATGCAACTCCTGCCCGACTTCGTGCCGGCAGCCGGAGCCGAAGGCTGGCAGGTCTCCAACCCGCCTATTTTCTCGGCTGTACCGCTCCGCGCATCGCTCGACATCTTCGACGACGCCGGGATCCCGGCCCTGCGGTCCAAGTCGCAGAAGCTGACGGGCTACCTGCAATTCCTCCTCGACCAGATCCCCAGCGGTCGCTACGAAGTGATCACGCCGAAAGTCCCCGCGGCACGCGGTTGCCAGCTGTCGATCCGCGTGAACGACCGGCCCAAGGAACTGTTCGCCGAATTAGAGGAGGCGGGCGTCAAGGGCGACTTCCGCGAGCCCGACGTCGTCCGCGTCGCCCCGGTGCCGCTGTACAACACCTTTCACGAAGTCTGGCGCTTCGCGCAGGTGCTAGCGAAGCACGCCTAA
- a CDS encoding 6-carboxytetrahydropterin synthase, which produces MGTYELVIESEFSAAHRLRLPDGSCEPLHGHNWLVEVHLAGPELDDAGMLADFTHVQPALTAITAELHDTCLNELPAFHATSPSTERVARYVHDRLAPQLPKSVAIRRVRVWETRQCAAAYVPGASAGD; this is translated from the coding sequence ATGGGAACGTATGAGTTGGTCATTGAGTCGGAGTTTTCCGCCGCCCATCGGCTGCGCCTCCCCGACGGCTCCTGCGAGCCGCTCCACGGCCACAATTGGCTGGTAGAAGTGCATCTTGCGGGCCCGGAACTCGACGACGCGGGCATGCTGGCGGACTTTACCCACGTTCAGCCCGCCCTCACGGCCATTACCGCCGAGCTTCACGACACCTGCCTGAACGAATTACCGGCCTTTCATGCGACCAGCCCCTCGACTGAGCGCGTGGCCCGCTATGTGCACGATCGCCTCGCGCCGCAGTTGCCGAAGTCCGTTGCGATCCGGCGCGTGCGCGTCTGGGAGACGCGGCAATGCGCCGCGGCCTATGTTCCCGGCGCCTCCGCCGGAGATTAG
- a CDS encoding PA0069 family radical SAM protein: MALKLVANPPNPYESQYREFLGPPPPVKVEIYEEHAKSLVTENDSPDIPFRWSVNPYRGCQHACAYCYARPYHEYLGMGAGTDFDTKLVAKINAAELLRKEVARPKLRGQPICFSGVTDCYQPIEVTYKLTQECLRVCLEMGNAVSIITKSFLVMRDAQLLSQLDRAVGATVYQSIPFADDKLARLIEPQAPPPSKRFEAMRRLTDAGVPVGVMVAPIIPGLNDQEIPEVLRRAAESGASSAGYVPLRLPGSVAAVFMERLKAVLPLRAQRVESRIREMRDGQLNDSRFGNRMRGDGEYWRSIQGLFRLSVERFGLNSRRREKEADGPAMPAPRAATGQATFDFA; the protein is encoded by the coding sequence ATGGCCCTCAAACTCGTCGCCAACCCGCCCAACCCCTACGAAAGCCAATATCGCGAATTCCTCGGCCCCCCGCCGCCGGTCAAGGTCGAAATCTACGAGGAGCATGCCAAGAGCCTTGTCACCGAGAATGATAGTCCCGATATCCCCTTCCGCTGGTCGGTCAACCCCTACCGAGGCTGCCAACACGCCTGCGCGTATTGCTACGCCCGGCCCTACCACGAGTACCTCGGCATGGGTGCGGGGACGGACTTCGACACCAAGCTTGTCGCCAAGATCAATGCCGCCGAGCTTCTCCGCAAGGAGGTCGCCCGGCCCAAACTCCGCGGCCAGCCGATCTGTTTCTCCGGCGTAACGGACTGCTACCAGCCGATCGAGGTGACCTACAAGCTGACGCAAGAGTGCCTTCGAGTCTGCCTGGAAATGGGCAACGCCGTCTCGATCATCACCAAGAGCTTCCTCGTCATGCGCGATGCCCAGCTTCTTTCGCAACTTGACCGGGCTGTCGGAGCGACGGTCTATCAGAGCATCCCTTTCGCCGACGACAAGCTGGCCCGGCTCATCGAGCCCCAGGCCCCGCCGCCCTCCAAGCGCTTCGAGGCCATGCGCCGCCTGACCGACGCGGGCGTCCCCGTCGGCGTCATGGTGGCCCCGATCATCCCCGGCCTGAACGACCAGGAGATCCCCGAGGTCCTGCGCCGCGCTGCGGAGAGCGGCGCGTCGTCGGCCGGATATGTGCCGCTTCGGCTCCCGGGCAGCGTCGCCGCCGTCTTCATGGAGCGGCTCAAAGCGGTATTGCCGCTTCGTGCCCAACGCGTGGAATCGCGCATCCGCGAGATGCGCGACGGCCAATTGAACGATTCCCGGTTTGGCAACCGCATGCGGGGCGACGGCGAATATTGGCGGAGCATTCAAGGCTTGTTTCGACTCTCCGTCGAACGTTTTGGGTTGAATTCTCGCCGTCGAGAGAAGGAGGCCGATGGACCGGCGATGCCCGCTCCAAGAGCGGCAACGGGCCAGGCGACTTTTGACTTCGCCTAG
- a CDS encoding protein arginine kinase translates to MIVDEMARQSGEWLRGVGPMSDIVISSRIRLARNIAGYPFLSKASEEQRAELATIIRRNVDEKATAGEWSYLEMAKTDELDQQILIERHLISRQHADSRGSRGVAVSKNESVAVMVNEEDHLRLQVLRSGLQLDEVWEEISRIDDRLEERIDFSFHARYGYLTACPTNVGTGLRVSVMLHLPGLKLTGEIERVFRAARDMRLAVRGLFGEGTEATGDFFQISNQVTLGRTEEEIVNDFKHLVIPKIIDYENRARKTLVQDKTLALDDRVWRSYGTLVNARTISSEETMLHLSHLRMGINLGRIKTVDMKTVNELFLLTQPAHLQKLHGGRLNGEQRSIARAELIRKRLAKT, encoded by the coding sequence ATGATCGTTGACGAAATGGCCAGGCAATCAGGGGAATGGCTCCGCGGCGTCGGACCGATGTCCGACATTGTCATCAGCTCGCGCATCCGCCTGGCGCGCAACATCGCCGGTTATCCCTTCCTCAGCAAGGCGTCGGAAGAACAACGGGCCGAATTGGCCACCATCATCCGCCGCAACGTCGATGAGAAGGCCACCGCCGGCGAGTGGTCCTACCTTGAGATGGCCAAGACCGACGAACTCGATCAGCAGATCCTGATCGAGCGGCACCTGATCAGCCGCCAACATGCGGACTCGCGCGGCAGCCGCGGCGTTGCCGTCTCCAAAAATGAATCCGTCGCGGTCATGGTCAACGAAGAGGATCATCTCCGGCTCCAGGTGCTGCGCAGCGGCCTGCAACTCGATGAAGTTTGGGAGGAGATTTCCCGGATCGACGATCGTCTCGAAGAGCGGATCGACTTCTCATTCCATGCGCGGTACGGCTACCTGACCGCCTGTCCGACCAACGTCGGCACGGGGCTTCGCGTCTCCGTCATGTTGCACCTGCCGGGGCTTAAGCTGACCGGCGAGATCGAACGCGTCTTCCGCGCCGCCCGCGACATGCGCCTCGCCGTTCGCGGTCTTTTCGGTGAAGGGACGGAAGCGACCGGCGACTTCTTCCAGATCAGCAATCAGGTAACGCTTGGCCGAACCGAGGAGGAAATCGTCAACGACTTCAAGCACCTCGTCATCCCCAAGATCATCGACTACGAGAATCGCGCCAGAAAGACGCTGGTGCAGGACAAGACGCTTGCTTTGGATGACCGCGTTTGGCGCTCCTACGGAACGTTGGTAAATGCCCGGACCATCAGCAGCGAAGAGACCATGTTGCATCTCTCGCACCTGCGGATGGGCATTAACCTGGGCCGGATCAAGACGGTCGATATGAAGACGGTTAACGAACTCTTCCTGCTGACCCAGCCCGCCCACCTCCAGAAGCTGCACGGCGGCCGGCTCAACGGCGAACAGCGCAGCATTGCCCGCGCCGAGCTGATTCGCAAGCGGCTGGCGAAAACATAG
- a CDS encoding FdhF/YdeP family oxidoreductase, whose product MQRPQSGGGWPALQYVLDLADRVGWRRLWRAVRTKNACKTCALGMGGQRGAMRNEAGHWPEICKKSFQAMAADMQDGLRPEFFRRYSLAELRSLSARELESAGRIVQPLYAGPGDTHYRVIEWDEALGRVVERFKAATPEQCFFYSSGRSSNEAAFLLQLFARLFGSNHVSNCSYYCHQASGVGLSDSIGTGTATVTLEDVEHADLVFLIGANPASNHPRLMRTLMKIRRTGGHVVVINPLREVGLVNFRVPSDVRSLLFGSPIASRYLQPHAGGDLALLTGIAKAVLERGAIEEDFVRDATEGWEAFREHLIGLTWEAVEQAGGVERAAIEDAAALYANSRNAIFAWTMGITHHEHGVQNVQAIVNLALMRGMIGRPHAGLLPIRGHSNVQGIGSVGVAPKLKEAVFQRLESHFGVRLPTTPGHDTIGCLEAAERAEMKLAWCIGGNLFGATPDAGFASRALGRVDTVVYVNTMLNTTHAWGLGRETMVLPALARDEESQSTTQESMFNYVRLSDGGTPRHPGPRSESSIIADVAIGVLGEGGPVDWRGMKDHTTIREAIARIVPGFEPLADIDQTKQEFHIGGRVLHTPRFPTASGRARFRVHELPSAHSNGRLRLMTIRSEGQFNTVVYEEEDIYRGQDRRDVILMNREDIERLGLRVDQPVVVRSEAGQMERILVREFDIRAGNAAMYYPEANVIVPRRIDPRSRTPAYKSVWVEISPQLDGAVSLTVQRSEIAKRREMHAC is encoded by the coding sequence ATGCAGCGTCCCCAATCCGGCGGCGGGTGGCCCGCTCTTCAATATGTGCTGGACCTGGCCGACCGTGTCGGCTGGCGGCGGTTATGGCGCGCGGTGCGGACGAAGAACGCGTGCAAAACCTGCGCGCTGGGCATGGGCGGGCAGCGCGGGGCGATGCGGAACGAGGCGGGGCACTGGCCGGAGATCTGCAAGAAGTCGTTTCAGGCGATGGCCGCGGACATGCAGGACGGTCTGCGACCGGAGTTTTTCCGGCGGTACAGCCTGGCGGAGTTGCGGAGCCTCTCTGCTCGCGAGCTTGAATCGGCAGGGCGGATTGTGCAGCCGCTCTACGCAGGGCCCGGCGATACGCATTATCGCGTCATTGAGTGGGACGAGGCGTTGGGGCGGGTCGTTGAACGATTTAAGGCGGCGACTCCGGAGCAATGCTTTTTTTATTCCAGCGGCCGCTCGTCCAACGAGGCTGCGTTTCTGCTGCAACTTTTCGCGCGGCTTTTCGGCTCCAATCACGTCAGCAATTGCTCGTATTACTGCCATCAGGCCAGCGGCGTGGGGCTTTCGGATTCGATCGGGACGGGGACGGCGACGGTCACGCTGGAAGATGTGGAACATGCCGACCTCGTTTTCCTGATCGGGGCCAACCCGGCCTCGAACCATCCGCGGCTTATGCGCACCTTGATGAAGATCCGGCGGACGGGCGGTCACGTCGTCGTGATCAACCCCCTGCGCGAGGTCGGGCTCGTCAACTTCCGCGTCCCTTCAGACGTGAGGAGCCTGTTGTTCGGCAGCCCCATTGCCAGCCGATACCTTCAACCCCATGCGGGTGGCGATCTCGCGCTGCTGACGGGCATTGCCAAGGCCGTACTGGAGCGCGGGGCGATCGAAGAGGACTTTGTTCGCGACGCGACCGAGGGGTGGGAGGCATTCCGCGAACATCTTATTGGGCTGACGTGGGAAGCGGTCGAGCAGGCGGGCGGCGTCGAGCGAGCGGCGATAGAGGATGCCGCAGCGCTTTACGCGAACTCCCGCAACGCCATCTTTGCGTGGACAATGGGCATCACCCATCACGAGCATGGCGTCCAGAATGTTCAGGCGATTGTCAATCTGGCACTGATGCGCGGAATGATCGGGCGACCGCATGCCGGGTTGCTGCCGATCCGCGGGCATAGCAACGTGCAGGGTATCGGCTCGGTGGGCGTCGCGCCGAAACTCAAAGAGGCCGTATTTCAGCGGCTCGAGTCGCACTTTGGCGTGCGGCTGCCAACGACGCCGGGCCACGACACGATCGGTTGCCTGGAGGCCGCCGAGCGCGCGGAGATGAAGCTGGCGTGGTGCATCGGCGGCAATCTGTTTGGGGCGACGCCCGACGCGGGGTTTGCCTCGCGGGCGTTGGGCCGAGTCGATACCGTTGTGTACGTCAACACGATGCTGAATACGACGCACGCGTGGGGGCTCGGCCGGGAGACGATGGTCCTGCCGGCGCTGGCCCGCGATGAGGAGTCGCAATCGACCACGCAGGAGTCGATGTTCAACTACGTCCGTTTGAGCGACGGAGGCACGCCGCGCCATCCCGGCCCGCGAAGCGAATCGTCGATCATCGCGGATGTCGCGATCGGCGTGCTGGGCGAGGGCGGGCCGGTCGATTGGCGGGGGATGAAGGATCATACGACCATTCGGGAGGCGATCGCCAGGATCGTACCCGGCTTCGAGCCGCTGGCGGACATCGATCAGACGAAGCAGGAGTTCCATATCGGCGGTCGCGTCCTGCATACGCCGCGATTTCCCACAGCCTCCGGGCGCGCCCGATTTCGCGTGCATGAACTTCCGTCCGCTCACTCCAACGGGCGGTTGCGGCTCATGACGATACGGTCCGAGGGACAGTTCAACACTGTGGTGTACGAGGAGGAGGATATCTATCGAGGCCAGGACCGGCGCGACGTGATCCTGATGAATCGCGAAGACATCGAGCGGCTGGGGCTGCGCGTCGACCAACCGGTCGTCGTGCGCAGCGAAGCCGGGCAGATGGAGCGAATTCTAGTACGCGAATTCGACATTCGTGCGGGCAATGCAGCCATGTACTACCCTGAGGCGAATGTCATTGTGCCGCGGCGGATCGATCCGCGGTCGCGGACGCCGGCGTACAAGTCGGTTTGGGTGGAGATTTCCCCGCAGCTCGACGGCGCGGTCTCCTTAACGGTTCAGCGATCTGAGATCGCGAAACGGCGGGAGATGCATGCGTGTTGA
- the trpE gene encoding anthranilate synthase component I, whose product MPVYSPSLDDYQRLAGRGRTVPIYRRLMADQLTPVGAFARLAEGAEHAFLLESVIGGEQVARYSFVGARPGIVFRAKDRSATVERADGSIEVMTSVADPLAALQKMLEGLKACPRSDTAPGAAALPRFTGGAVGFAGYDTVRRYEPLPHAPKDDRGLDDLVFGIYEDMVIFDHVSKTVMVVAHARVESGREEAAYHDACRRIERLVETLNHPGPTAAGEFDVDARLEIAFESTFERDAFETVVRQAKEYIVAGDIFQVVLSQRLRATTVADPFDIYRALRVVNPSPFMFYIKSPQCVLVGASPEILCRVEDGVITNRPLAGTRRRGATGDEDAALEKELLADPKDRAEHIMLVDLGRNDVGRVAEPGSVELSDIMSIERYSHVMHISSTVTGRLAKGRTALDALRASLPVGTVSGAPKVRAMQIIDELEPVRRGPYGGAVGYVDFSDNMDTCIALRTMVITPGTKSGEWIVDMQAGAGIVADSDPAAEYEETMNKAKALLAAVAIANGG is encoded by the coding sequence TTGCCCGTCTATTCGCCAAGTCTGGATGATTACCAAAGGCTCGCCGGTCGCGGCCGGACCGTACCGATCTATCGACGGCTGATGGCCGATCAGTTGACGCCGGTGGGGGCGTTTGCGCGATTGGCCGAGGGGGCCGAACACGCCTTCCTTTTGGAAAGTGTGATCGGCGGTGAGCAGGTTGCCCGGTACAGTTTCGTGGGGGCGCGTCCCGGAATCGTATTCCGGGCAAAGGACCGCAGCGCCACCGTTGAGCGGGCCGACGGGTCGATTGAGGTCATGACATCGGTCGCCGATCCCCTGGCGGCGCTTCAGAAAATGCTTGAGGGCTTGAAGGCCTGCCCGCGTTCGGATACGGCGCCGGGGGCCGCCGCGCTGCCGCGCTTCACGGGCGGGGCGGTCGGGTTCGCCGGGTACGACACCGTCCGGCGTTATGAACCGCTGCCGCACGCGCCCAAGGATGATCGGGGCTTGGATGATCTCGTCTTCGGGATCTACGAAGACATGGTCATCTTCGATCACGTCAGCAAGACGGTCATGGTCGTGGCGCATGCTCGCGTGGAGAGTGGTAGAGAGGAAGCGGCCTACCACGATGCCTGTCGGCGCATCGAGCGCTTGGTGGAGACCTTGAATCACCCGGGGCCGACGGCGGCGGGGGAGTTTGACGTCGACGCCCGACTGGAGATTGCATTTGAAAGTACTTTTGAGAGGGACGCGTTTGAGACCGTCGTCCGCCAGGCCAAGGAATACATCGTGGCGGGCGATATTTTTCAGGTCGTATTGAGCCAGCGACTCCGGGCGACAACGGTCGCCGATCCGTTTGATATCTACCGGGCGCTGCGCGTCGTCAATCCCTCACCGTTCATGTTCTACATCAAGAGTCCACAGTGCGTACTCGTCGGCGCGAGTCCCGAGATACTTTGCCGCGTGGAAGATGGCGTGATCACCAATCGGCCGTTGGCGGGGACGCGGCGGCGGGGGGCGACGGGCGACGAGGACGCCGCGCTGGAAAAGGAGCTGCTGGCCGATCCCAAGGACCGGGCCGAGCACATCATGCTGGTCGATCTGGGCCGCAATGACGTGGGCCGCGTCGCAGAACCCGGCAGCGTTGAACTGTCTGACATCATGAGCATCGAGCGCTATAGCCACGTCATGCACATCAGTTCGACGGTGACGGGTCGGCTCGCGAAGGGCCGCACGGCGCTGGACGCGCTGCGGGCATCGTTGCCGGTCGGGACCGTGAGCGGCGCTCCGAAGGTTCGGGCGATGCAGATCATCGATGAGCTGGAGCCGGTCCGCCGCGGCCCCTACGGCGGGGCGGTCGGTTACGTCGATTTTTCCGACAATATGGACACGTGCATCGCCCTGCGGACGATGGTCATCACACCCGGCACAAAGAGTGGCGAGTGGATCGTGGACATGCAAGCCGGGGCGGGAATCGTGGCCGACAGCGATCCGGCGGCGGAATATGAGGAGACGATGAATAAGGCGAAAGCGCTGCTCGCGGCGGTAGCGATTGCCAACGGGGGTTGA